From the Marinomonas sp. THO17 genome, one window contains:
- a CDS encoding tetratricopeptide repeat protein, with translation MYYINVSKKFIIRFSSLLTLILLIGCMPVANKEQGLPTLEDINPSENSNLVEEYAKGKCVFEYELNSYEEALQFCSEAAKFGSHQAQILLGRMYYEGKGVEKNITKALEYMRQAVNGNVAEAQNNLGWWYQSGQELPQDYDLAAALYRQAAEQGYFHAQYNLADLYFKGLGVSQDYQKAAKWYQLAAEQGSSYAQANLGFVYEEGYGVAQSYVEAAKWYRLAADQDDRYAQTSLGYLYEEGLGVEQDVQQAAAWYLKAAEQGYARAQTNLGYLYDEGIGVEQNYQTAFSWYEKAAQQGYARAQNNLGYLYEDGLGVEQDVQQAATWYLKAAEQGYASAQTNLGYLYDEGIGVEQNYQTAFSWYEKAAQQGNASAQNNLGVLFEGGLGVEQDVQQAAAWYLKAAEQGNATAQNNLGVLFEGGLGVEQDVQQAAAWYLKAAEQGFARAQTNLGVLFEGGLGVEQDVQQAAAWYLKAAEQGFARAQTNLGVLFEGGLGVEQDVQQAAAWYLKAAEQGYTRAQTNLGYLYDEGIGVVQDYQTAFFWYKKAAELGNANAQTNLGYFYEKGNGVKQNYHLAFFWYKKAAEQGNATAQNNLGVFFGGGLGVEQDVQQAAAWYLKAAEQGYASAQTNLGVLYKQGVGVEQDVQQAAAWYLKAAEQGYARAQTNLGYLYDEGIGVEQNYQTAFFWYEKAAQQGYARAQHNLGYLYDEGNGVVQNYQTAFFWYLKAAQQGYARAQTNLGYLYDEGMGVEQNYQTAYFWYKKAAEQGNATAQNNLGVFFEEGLGVEQNVQQAAAWYLKAAEQGDASAQTNLGYLYDEGNGVVQNYKTAYFWYEKAAQQGYARAQTNLGYLYEDGLGVEQDVQQAASWYLKAAQKSYATAQTNLGYLYYEGMGVVQNYQTAFFWYEKAAQQGYARAQNSLGYMYEDGLGVEQDVQQAASWYLKAAQQGYARAQHNLGYLYDEGMGVEQNYQTAYFWYKKAAEQGNATAQNNLGVLFENGLGVPVNYEEAMNWFLKAAKQNEAIAIFNIACLYEKGLGVVQDYNEARKWYLKAADLNDSDAQNNLGVYYHNGYGVEKDYTLAKKWYRLAAEQGNKTAIFNLKKLGVIWPVKHKLK, from the coding sequence GGACGAATGTACTATGAAGGGAAAGGGGTCGAAAAAAATATCACCAAAGCGCTTGAATATATGCGACAAGCGGTTAATGGAAATGTAGCAGAAGCCCAGAATAATTTGGGCTGGTGGTATCAAAGTGGACAAGAACTTCCTCAGGATTACGACTTGGCGGCTGCCTTATATCGTCAAGCAGCAGAGCAGGGATACTTTCATGCTCAATATAATTTAGCGGATCTTTATTTTAAAGGCTTAGGCGTATCGCAAGATTATCAAAAAGCAGCCAAGTGGTATCAATTGGCTGCTGAACAAGGCAGTTCTTATGCTCAAGCTAATCTCGGTTTTGTATATGAAGAGGGATATGGTGTAGCGCAAAGCTATGTAGAAGCAGCGAAATGGTATCGATTAGCAGCGGATCAAGATGATCGTTATGCGCAAACCAGTCTTGGGTATTTGTACGAGGAAGGGTTAGGGGTTGAACAAGATGTACAACAAGCGGCGGCTTGGTATTTGAAGGCCGCAGAACAAGGCTATGCAAGGGCACAAACCAACCTTGGGTATTTATACGATGAAGGAATTGGAGTCGAACAAAATTATCAAACGGCTTTTTCTTGGTATGAGAAAGCCGCACAACAAGGTTATGCAAGAGCACAAAATAATCTTGGTTACTTGTACGAAGATGGTCTGGGGGTTGAACAAGACGTTCAACAAGCGGCAACTTGGTATTTGAAGGCCGCAGAACAAGGTTATGCTAGCGCCCAAACCAACCTTGGTTATTTATACGATGAAGGAATTGGAGTCGAACAAAATTATCAAACGGCTTTTTCTTGGTATGAGAAAGCCGCACAACAAGGTAATGCAAGCGCACAAAACAACCTTGGAGTGTTGTTTGAGGGTGGTCTGGGGGTTGAACAAGACGTTCAACAAGCCGCTGCGTGGTATTTGAAAGCCGCAGAACAAGGCAATGCCACAGCTCAAAACAACCTTGGAGTTTTGTTTGAGGGTGGTCTGGGGGTTGAACAAGACGTTCAGCAAGCGGCAGCTTGGTATTTGAAAGCCGCAGAACAAGGCTTTGCAAGAGCGCAAACCAACCTTGGAGTGTTGTTTGAGGGGGGGCTAGGGGTTGAACAAGACGTTCAGCAAGCAGCAGCTTGGTATTTGAAAGCCGCAGAACAAGGCTTTGCAAGAGCGCAAACCAACCTTGGAGTGTTGTTTGAGGGGGGGCTAGGGGTTGAACAAGACGTTCAGCAAGCAGCAGCTTGGTATTTGAAAGCTGCAGAACAAGGCTATACAAGAGCGCAAACTAACCTTGGGTATTTGTACGATGAAGGAATTGGTGTCGTACAAGATTATCAAACGGCTTTTTTTTGGTATAAAAAGGCTGCAGAACTAGGCAATGCAAATGCTCAAACCAATCTTGGGTATTTTTACGAAAAAGGTAATGGTGTTAAGCAAAATTATCACTTGGCGTTTTTTTGGTATAAAAAAGCCGCAGAACAAGGCAATGCCACAGCGCAAAACAACCTTGGAGTATTCTTTGGGGGGGGGCTAGGAGTTGAACAAGACGTTCAACAAGCGGCAGCTTGGTATTTGAAAGCCGCAGAACAAGGCTATGCAAGTGCACAAACCAACCTTGGGGTGTTGTATAAGCAGGGGGTGGGGGTTGAACAAGATGTTCAACAAGCGGCAGCCTGGTATTTGAAAGCCGCTGAACAAGGTTATGCAAGGGCGCAAACCAACCTTGGGTATTTATACGATGAAGGAATAGGCGTCGAACAAAATTATCAAACGGCTTTTTTCTGGTATGAGAAAGCCGCACAACAAGGTTATGCAAGAGCGCAGCACAACCTTGGGTATTTATACGATGAAGGAAATGGTGTCGTACAAAATTATCAAACAGCTTTTTTTTGGTATTTAAAAGCCGCACAACAAGGTTATGCAAGGGCGCAAACCAACCTTGGGTATTTATACGATGAAGGAATGGGCGTCGAACAAAATTATCAAACAGCTTATTTTTGGTATAAAAAAGCTGCAGAACAAGGTAACGCCACAGCGCAAAACAACCTTGGAGTGTTCTTTGAGGAGGGGTTAGGAGTTGAACAAAACGTTCAACAAGCGGCAGCTTGGTATTTGAAAGCCGCTGAACAAGGTGATGCAAGTGCACAAACCAACCTTGGGTATTTATACGATGAAGGAAATGGTGTCGTACAAAATTATAAAACGGCTTATTTTTGGTATGAGAAAGCTGCACAACAAGGCTATGCAAGGGCGCAAACCAACCTTGGGTACTTGTATGAAGATGGTCTGGGGGTTGAACAAGACGTTCAACAAGCGGCGTCTTGGTATTTAAAAGCCGCACAAAAAAGTTATGCAACGGCGCAAACCAACCTTGGGTATTTATACTATGAAGGAATGGGCGTAGTACAAAATTATCAAACGGCTTTTTTCTGGTATGAGAAAGCCGCACAACAAGGCTATGCAAGGGCGCAGAACAGCCTTGGTTATATGTACGAAGATGGTCTAGGGGTTGAACAAGACGTTCAACAAGCGGCGTCTTGGTATTTAAAAGCCGCACAACAAGGCTATGCAAGAGCGCAACACAACCTTGGGTATTTATACGATGAAGGAATGGGCGTCGAACAAAATTATCAAACAGCTTATTTTTGGTATAAAAAAGCTGCAGAACAAGGTAACGCCACAGCACAAAATAACCTTGGCGTCTTGTTTGAGAATGGCCTAGGGGTCCCTGTCAATTATGAAGAAGCTATGAATTGGTTTTTAAAAGCGGCAAAGCAAAATGAGGCTATAGCAATATTTAATATCGCTTGTTTATATGAGAAAGGTCTAGGTGTTGTTCAAGATTATAATGAAGCAAGAAAGTGGTACCTAAAAGCAGCAGATCTCAATGATTCAGATGCTCAAAATAATTTAGGAGTGTATTATCATAATGGTTACGGTGTAGAGAAAGACTATACTCTTGCCAAGAAGTGGTATCGATTAGCAGCCGAACAGGGTAATAAAACCGCCATTTTTAACCTCAAAAAATTAGGAGTGATTTGGCCTGTAAAACACAAACTGAAATAA
- a CDS encoding ABC transporter ATP-binding protein translates to MKPAATPKNAIDKNMLGVFRYSRRAIELVWQTSPALTIGLAIATLIAGAVPAAMAYVGQLIVDAVVAAMAMYQQDQILHYQTALSYVVVEGILVLIIAAAQRSITAQQAILQGLLGHKVNMLILEKAQTLTLSHFEDSEFYDKLVRARREASSRPLALVKKTFALIQNAISLTSFAVLLWQFSPWALGLLVLGALPAFVAEAKFSGDAFIMFRWRSPEVRQQNYLETLLSREDNIKEVRLYQLGERFLQRYTKIFLKLFKESKRLILRRESWGFALGIISTLVFYGAYGWIVSDTIIGAITLGQMTMYLLLFKQGQGSVSASLTSISGMYEDNLYLSNLYEYLEQETPSSRQGLLVGPKPNDGIRFENVSFQYPGSTKPALSAINLHIRPGHSLAIVGENGSGKTTLIKLLTRLYNPTEGRILLDGLDLLEWDETSLLKRVGVIFQDFVRYQFIVGENIGAGDNDHFNDQIGWQKAAELGKVTDFIDQLKSGYNTQLGRWFKDGQELSGGQWQKVALARAFMREEADILVLDEPTAAMDAQAEANIFQHFQQHTKDKMAILISHRFSTVRLAHEIIVMSQGQIKERGTHEALLAQQGQYAHLFSLQAQGYR, encoded by the coding sequence ATGAAGCCCGCTGCCACACCTAAAAATGCCATCGATAAGAACATGTTAGGTGTGTTTCGCTATAGTCGTCGTGCTATTGAATTAGTATGGCAAACCTCTCCAGCGCTAACCATTGGTTTGGCAATAGCAACCTTGATTGCGGGTGCTGTCCCTGCCGCTATGGCCTATGTGGGGCAATTAATTGTCGATGCGGTGGTCGCCGCCATGGCAATGTACCAGCAAGATCAAATTCTGCATTATCAAACCGCTCTTAGCTATGTTGTCGTTGAGGGCATTTTGGTTTTAATCATTGCCGCTGCGCAACGTTCGATCACGGCTCAACAGGCTATACTGCAAGGTTTACTTGGCCACAAGGTCAACATGCTAATTCTGGAGAAAGCCCAGACATTAACACTTTCACACTTTGAGGATTCCGAATTTTACGACAAGCTGGTGCGCGCCCGTCGCGAAGCCTCTAGTCGTCCACTCGCGCTGGTCAAAAAAACTTTCGCTCTGATCCAAAACGCCATCTCTCTTACAAGCTTTGCCGTTTTATTATGGCAATTCTCCCCTTGGGCCTTAGGGTTATTAGTGCTCGGCGCATTACCTGCTTTTGTGGCTGAAGCCAAATTTTCAGGGGATGCCTTCATCATGTTTCGCTGGCGCTCCCCAGAGGTTCGTCAGCAAAATTATCTGGAAACCCTGTTATCTAGGGAAGACAACATCAAAGAAGTACGTCTCTACCAATTAGGCGAGCGTTTCTTACAACGTTACACAAAAATTTTTCTCAAGCTATTCAAAGAAAGTAAGCGTTTAATTCTACGCCGTGAAAGCTGGGGATTCGCCCTCGGCATCATCAGCACCTTAGTATTTTATGGAGCTTATGGCTGGATTGTCAGTGATACCATTATCGGTGCCATTACATTGGGGCAGATGACCATGTACCTGTTGCTGTTCAAACAAGGGCAAGGCTCAGTATCCGCTTCGTTAACCTCGATTAGCGGCATGTACGAAGACAATCTTTACCTGTCTAACTTATATGAATATTTGGAACAAGAAACCCCATCATCGCGACAAGGCTTATTGGTCGGCCCAAAGCCCAACGATGGCATTCGCTTCGAAAATGTCAGCTTTCAATACCCAGGTAGTACAAAACCCGCCCTATCCGCAATCAACCTGCATATTAGACCCGGACATAGCCTCGCCATTGTCGGTGAAAATGGTTCAGGGAAAACCACCTTAATTAAGCTACTTACTCGTCTTTATAACCCGACTGAAGGGCGAATTTTGCTCGATGGCTTAGATTTGCTTGAATGGGACGAAACTAGCCTATTAAAACGGGTTGGTGTGATATTCCAAGACTTCGTACGCTATCAATTCATTGTCGGTGAAAACATAGGGGCTGGCGACAATGACCATTTCAACGATCAAATAGGCTGGCAAAAAGCCGCCGAACTTGGCAAAGTCACCGACTTTATCGACCAACTAAAAAGCGGCTATAACACGCAATTAGGCCGCTGGTTTAAAGATGGACAAGAACTGTCAGGTGGCCAATGGCAAAAAGTCGCCCTAGCTCGCGCCTTCATGCGCGAAGAAGCTGACATACTGGTTCTCGATGAACCCACAGCAGCCATGGATGCCCAAGCAGAGGCCAATATATTCCAACACTTCCAACAACACACCAAAGACAAGATGGCGATTTTAATATCCCATCGTTTCTCTACGGTTCGCCTCGCCCACGAAATCATCGTCATGAGCCAAGGCCAAATCAAAGAACGCGGCACCCATGAAGCCCTACTTGCTCAACAGGGTCAATATGCTCACTTATTTTCCTTACAAGCACAGGGCTATCGCTAA